Proteins encoded by one window of Rhodoligotrophos appendicifer:
- a CDS encoding OmpA family protein produces MTTFHPMVRSALAAVSLIVTSIALAGCGGGAGSPSAPVPAAVSNQASLTSPGTEEDFMVNIGRRTYFTEGSANLDSTAKVTLEKQAAWLSQNPQWPIKIQGFADDPGNAAANVSLSQKRAEAVRNYLVSLGVAPERISVKGYGRERLIQDCPDISCKSQNRRVITNLQDEPIG; encoded by the coding sequence GTGACGACCTTCCATCCTATGGTGAGATCGGCCCTAGCGGCGGTGTCCCTGATCGTGACGAGTATCGCCTTGGCAGGCTGCGGCGGCGGGGCGGGTTCGCCGTCGGCCCCCGTGCCGGCCGCCGTGAGCAATCAGGCGAGCTTGACGTCTCCCGGCACCGAAGAAGACTTCATGGTCAATATCGGTCGCCGGACATATTTCACCGAGGGCTCGGCAAATCTCGACTCGACCGCCAAGGTGACTCTGGAGAAGCAGGCAGCTTGGCTCTCGCAGAACCCTCAATGGCCGATCAAGATCCAAGGCTTCGCGGACGACCCGGGCAATGCGGCGGCCAATGTGAGCCTATCGCAAAAGCGGGCGGAGGCCGTTCGCAACTATCTCGTCTCTCTTGGAGTGGCTCCCGAACGCATCTCGGTAAAAGGCTACGGTCGCGAGCGGCTGATCCAGGATTGTCCCGACATCAGTTGCAAGTCGCAGAACCGCAGAGTGATCACAAATCTGCAAGATGAGCCCATAGGCTAG
- a CDS encoding lytic murein transglycosylase, with amino-acid sequence MRSSWRSVFIIALGMALSIGSHGAVSAAQCEPAGGFPAWVKSFRSEQANLSKKTLANLDGLALDQTVLRLDRNQRHFKQSFEQFSSTRVTAGRLKKAASLMKRHASVLSRIEQRYGVPPEIVVSIWGLETDFGANMGKQQAIRSLATLAYDCRRTEMFQGELSAALQIVEQGDLRPAEMRGAWAGELGQTQFLPTSYVRFAVDFDGDGRRDLIRSVPDVLASTANYLAGYGWKAGAGYNEGQPNFAVLREWNRAQVYSKTIALFATRLAATQ; translated from the coding sequence ATGCGCTCATCTTGGCGGTCTGTGTTCATCATTGCGTTGGGCATGGCCTTATCCATCGGTTCTCACGGCGCCGTATCGGCGGCCCAATGTGAGCCCGCCGGTGGTTTTCCTGCCTGGGTGAAGAGCTTCCGGTCCGAACAAGCGAACCTCTCGAAAAAGACCTTGGCCAATTTGGATGGCCTTGCCCTGGATCAGACGGTCCTCCGCCTTGACCGCAACCAAAGGCACTTCAAGCAGAGTTTTGAGCAGTTCTCCTCCACGCGCGTCACCGCTGGCCGCCTCAAGAAGGCAGCCAGTCTGATGAAGCGTCATGCTTCGGTCCTCAGCAGGATCGAGCAGCGATACGGCGTCCCGCCGGAGATTGTGGTCTCCATATGGGGCCTGGAAACGGATTTTGGCGCGAACATGGGCAAGCAGCAGGCGATTCGCTCCCTCGCCACCCTTGCCTATGATTGCCGCCGGACCGAGATGTTTCAGGGTGAGTTGTCCGCCGCATTGCAGATCGTCGAGCAGGGGGATCTCAGGCCCGCGGAAATGCGAGGCGCCTGGGCGGGCGAGCTCGGGCAGACCCAGTTCCTGCCCACATCTTACGTCCGCTTTGCCGTCGACTTCGATGGCGACGGTCGTCGCGACCTCATCCGCAGCGTCCCCGACGTACTCGCCTCGACCGCCAACTATCTCGCGGGGTACGGCTGGAAGGCCGGCGCGGGATACAATGAGGGTCAACCCAATTTCGCGGTCCTGCGCGAATGGAACAGGGCGCAGGTCTATTCGAAGACGATCGCCCTGTTCGCAACCAGACTCGCGGCCACCCAATAG
- a CDS encoding glucan 1,4-alpha-glucosidase has product MEAPGAPGQPGRWTSSAKSGVGTALTANSRIWFTISHGILNEVYFPRVDAACTRDFGLIVTDGRDYFSEEKRHAHHDIKMVEEGVPGFHIVNTARDGRYKIEKKILTDPYRDTLLQEVTFTPLHGSFSDYRLYALLAPHLVNAGANNSAWVEDYKGTPMLFARGHFGMSLAMACSLPWKARSVGYVGTSDGWQQLSYYKHLAHHYDSAPNGNVAMTGEIDLQATAGQPFLLALAFAVRPEEAAYRALASMQTGYKEAQRGYVKGWRRWQESLLPLDRPGTDTLNPYRVSTTVLACHQPVSFPGAVIASLSIPWGFNKGDEDLGGYHLVWPRDLVETAGGFLAAGAVNEAKDILSYLHTVQEADGHWSQNMWLDGAAYWSGVQMDECAFPILLVDMLRREGHLSADDLDRFTLMVQKATGFLVRNGPVTGQDRWEEDAGYSPFTLAVEIAGLLAAGDILELAGHKRDAQYARETADAWNDQIERWTFATDTPLCRRLGLSGYYVRIAPPDHADAASPLDGFVPVKNRPPEQTNQLASLLISPDALALVRFGLRAADDPRIVDTVKAIDDSLRVELPQGPLWYRYNGDGYGEHEDGRPFDGTGIGRAWPLLAGERAHYELAAGRTDEARRLLSTLEASSNDGGLMPEQIWDQADIPERELFRGKPSGSAMPLVWAHGEHIKLLRSLHDGRVFDMPVQTVERYQHRKVTAAFRPWCFNNRARSIPQGKKLRVELLSPAMVHWTIDNWATAHDDEAQDVAFGVHLVDLPTQDAPSGDKIIFTIKWLADDNWEGEDFEVMIE; this is encoded by the coding sequence ATGGAAGCTCCGGGCGCACCAGGCCAGCCGGGTCGCTGGACGTCAAGTGCAAAGAGCGGCGTGGGCACGGCGCTCACCGCGAATAGCAGGATCTGGTTCACCATCAGCCACGGGATCCTGAACGAGGTCTATTTTCCTCGCGTGGACGCCGCCTGTACCCGGGATTTCGGCCTGATCGTCACGGATGGCCGCGACTATTTCTCGGAAGAGAAGCGCCATGCCCATCACGACATCAAGATGGTCGAGGAGGGGGTTCCGGGCTTCCACATCGTGAACACCGCCCGAGACGGGCGCTACAAGATCGAGAAGAAGATCCTCACGGATCCGTATCGGGACACGCTGCTGCAGGAGGTGACCTTCACTCCGCTGCATGGCAGCTTCTCCGACTATCGCCTCTATGCCCTTCTCGCGCCGCATCTGGTGAATGCCGGTGCGAATAATTCAGCCTGGGTGGAGGACTATAAAGGGACTCCCATGCTGTTCGCACGGGGACATTTCGGCATGTCGCTGGCGATGGCCTGCTCGCTGCCCTGGAAGGCGCGCAGCGTCGGCTATGTCGGGACCTCCGATGGCTGGCAGCAACTTTCCTACTACAAGCATCTCGCTCATCACTATGACAGCGCTCCGAATGGCAATGTGGCGATGACGGGGGAGATCGACCTGCAGGCGACGGCAGGACAGCCATTCCTGCTGGCGCTCGCCTTCGCGGTGCGCCCGGAGGAAGCGGCGTATCGGGCGCTGGCCAGCATGCAGACGGGCTACAAGGAAGCGCAGCGGGGCTATGTCAAGGGATGGCGCCGGTGGCAGGAAAGCCTGCTGCCGCTGGACCGGCCGGGCACGGACACCCTCAACCCATACCGCGTGAGCACGACCGTTCTCGCCTGCCACCAGCCGGTGTCGTTTCCGGGTGCGGTGATCGCCAGCCTTTCAATTCCCTGGGGCTTCAACAAAGGCGACGAGGATCTGGGGGGATACCACCTCGTCTGGCCACGGGATCTCGTGGAGACGGCCGGCGGCTTCCTGGCAGCAGGAGCCGTCAACGAAGCCAAGGACATCCTGAGCTATCTGCATACGGTCCAAGAGGCAGACGGGCACTGGTCACAGAACATGTGGCTGGACGGCGCCGCCTATTGGAGCGGCGTGCAGATGGACGAATGCGCATTCCCCATCCTGCTGGTGGACATGCTGCGGCGCGAGGGGCATCTGTCCGCCGACGATCTCGACCGGTTCACCCTCATGGTGCAGAAAGCGACCGGCTTTCTCGTGCGCAACGGGCCCGTCACCGGTCAAGATCGCTGGGAGGAGGATGCCGGCTACTCGCCCTTCACCCTGGCGGTCGAAATCGCCGGGCTGCTCGCCGCGGGAGACATTCTCGAACTGGCCGGGCACAAGCGCGATGCTCAGTATGCGCGGGAGACGGCGGATGCCTGGAACGACCAGATCGAGCGCTGGACGTTTGCAACAGACACGCCGCTCTGCCGGCGGCTGGGGCTTTCGGGTTACTATGTGAGAATCGCGCCGCCGGACCATGCGGACGCGGCGTCGCCGCTCGACGGCTTCGTGCCCGTGAAGAACCGACCGCCGGAACAAACCAACCAGCTGGCAAGCCTGTTGATCAGCCCGGATGCGCTGGCGCTGGTCCGGTTCGGCCTGCGCGCGGCGGACGATCCGCGGATCGTCGACACGGTCAAGGCGATCGACGACTCCCTCAGGGTGGAGTTGCCGCAAGGGCCCCTGTGGTATCGCTATAATGGCGATGGATACGGCGAGCACGAGGATGGACGGCCGTTCGATGGCACCGGGATCGGCCGGGCTTGGCCACTCCTGGCCGGGGAACGGGCACATTATGAGCTCGCGGCAGGGCGAACGGACGAGGCACGGCGGCTGCTCAGCACGCTGGAGGCGTCATCCAATGATGGCGGGTTGATGCCGGAGCAAATCTGGGACCAGGCCGACATCCCCGAGCGCGAGCTGTTTCGGGGAAAGCCGTCCGGCAGCGCAATGCCGCTGGTCTGGGCGCATGGGGAGCACATCAAGCTGTTGCGATCGCTCCATGACGGGCGCGTATTCGACATGCCGGTGCAGACGGTCGAGCGCTATCAGCACCGCAAGGTGACCGCCGCTTTCCGGCCATGGTGCTTCAACAACCGAGCCCGCAGCATTCCGCAGGGCAAGAAGCTGCGGGTCGAGCTTCTGTCGCCGGCCATGGTCCACTGGACCATCGACAATTGGGCGACGGCGCATGACGACGAGGCGCAGGACGTGGCCTTCGGCGTGCATCTGGTTGACCTTCCCACGCAGGATGCTCCCAGCGGTGACAAGATCATCTTCACGATCAAATGGCTCGCCGACGACAATTGGGAGGGCGAGGACTTCGAGGTGATGATCGAGTAA
- the tkt gene encoding transketolase, with the protein MDLLAINTIRTLSMDAVQQADSGHPGTPMAMAPVAYTLWQQFLRFDPEDPIWPNRDRFVLSIGHASMLLYSLLYLSGVKSVNADYERLGTPSVTLDDIKKFRQLDSKCPGHPEYHLVSGVETTTGPLGQGVATSVGMAIAERWLAEHYNKPDFKLFDYRVYALCGDGDMMEGISGEAASLAGHLRLSNLCWIYDSNRVTIEGHTDLAFSEDVGARFMAYGWNVLRLSDANDTERLAKALKTAQETTDRPTFIIVESHIGYGAPHKQDTSAAHGSPLGEDEIRLAKKAYGWPEDAKFLVPDGVQDRFKTGMNARGAKLRSDWEQLFAQYKKQHPDLASQIEHMQSRTLPDGWDAKIPTFPADAKGLSGRDASGKVMNAIAPNLPWLIGGAADLAPSTKTRLTFEGAGDFEANNYGARNFHFGIREHAMGAICNGMSLSKLRSYGSGFMIFSDYMKPAIRLSALMELPVIFVFTHDSIGVGEDGPTHQPVEQLLALRSVPGLTTLRPADANEVAECWKVMLTARHEPACLVLSRQDLPTIDRTKYAAASGVAKGAYVLADPDQGEPKVILMATGSEVDLCLSVYEQLKAEGIAARVVSMPSWELFEKQDQSYQDEVLPPHINARISVEQASTIGWDRYVGRSGVKIGMHTFGASAPLKELLSKFGFTPDKILAEAKAQIAKNS; encoded by the coding sequence ATGGACCTCCTGGCGATCAATACGATTAGAACCTTGTCCATGGATGCCGTTCAGCAGGCAGACTCTGGACATCCTGGAACGCCCATGGCCATGGCGCCCGTCGCCTATACGCTCTGGCAGCAGTTCCTGCGTTTCGACCCCGAAGATCCCATCTGGCCGAATCGCGACCGCTTCGTCTTGTCCATCGGCCATGCCTCGATGTTGCTCTACTCGCTCCTCTACTTGAGCGGCGTGAAGTCGGTGAATGCCGATTATGAGCGTCTCGGCACCCCCTCTGTCACCCTGGATGACATCAAGAAGTTCCGGCAGCTCGACAGCAAGTGCCCCGGACATCCCGAATACCATCTGGTTTCCGGTGTCGAGACGACCACCGGCCCTCTCGGCCAGGGCGTGGCGACGTCCGTCGGCATGGCGATCGCCGAGCGCTGGCTGGCCGAGCATTACAACAAGCCCGATTTCAAGCTCTTCGATTATCGCGTCTACGCCCTCTGCGGCGACGGCGATATGATGGAGGGCATTTCCGGCGAAGCGGCCTCTCTTGCCGGCCATTTGCGCCTCTCGAACCTGTGCTGGATCTACGATTCCAACCGCGTGACGATCGAAGGCCACACCGACCTCGCCTTCTCCGAGGATGTCGGCGCCCGCTTCATGGCCTATGGCTGGAACGTCCTGCGCCTGTCCGATGCCAACGACACGGAGCGCTTGGCCAAGGCCTTGAAGACCGCCCAGGAAACGACCGATCGGCCGACCTTCATCATCGTCGAAAGCCATATCGGTTACGGCGCGCCGCACAAGCAGGACACCAGCGCCGCTCACGGATCGCCCTTGGGCGAGGACGAGATCCGTCTTGCGAAGAAGGCCTATGGCTGGCCCGAGGACGCGAAGTTCCTGGTGCCCGATGGCGTCCAGGACCGTTTCAAGACCGGCATGAATGCCCGCGGTGCAAAGCTGCGCAGCGACTGGGAACAGCTCTTCGCGCAATACAAGAAGCAGCATCCTGATCTGGCCAGTCAGATCGAGCACATGCAGTCGCGGACCCTTCCTGACGGTTGGGATGCGAAGATCCCGACCTTCCCCGCCGATGCCAAGGGTCTTTCCGGCCGCGACGCCTCCGGCAAGGTGATGAACGCGATCGCCCCGAACCTGCCCTGGCTGATCGGCGGCGCCGCCGACCTTGCCCCGTCCACCAAGACCCGGCTGACATTTGAGGGCGCCGGCGACTTCGAGGCGAACAACTATGGCGCCCGGAACTTCCACTTCGGCATCCGCGAGCATGCCATGGGCGCGATCTGCAACGGCATGTCGCTGTCCAAGCTCCGCTCTTACGGTTCGGGCTTCATGATCTTCAGCGATTACATGAAGCCGGCGATCCGCCTCTCCGCCCTGATGGAGCTGCCCGTCATCTTCGTCTTCACCCATGATTCGATCGGCGTGGGCGAAGACGGCCCGACCCACCAGCCCGTCGAGCAACTGCTCGCCCTCCGTTCTGTTCCGGGCTTGACCACGCTCCGCCCCGCCGATGCCAACGAGGTGGCAGAGTGCTGGAAGGTGATGCTCACCGCCCGTCATGAGCCGGCTTGTCTGGTCTTGTCTAGACAGGATTTGCCGACCATCGATCGCACGAAATACGCCGCCGCCAGCGGAGTGGCCAAGGGCGCCTATGTGCTGGCTGATCCGGACCAGGGCGAGCCCAAGGTCATCCTCATGGCGACCGGCAGCGAGGTTGATCTATGCCTGTCCGTCTATGAGCAGCTGAAGGCTGAGGGGATTGCCGCTCGCGTTGTCTCCATGCCCTCCTGGGAGCTCTTCGAGAAGCAGGACCAGTCCTATCAGGACGAGGTTCTTCCGCCGCATATCAATGCCCGCATTTCGGTGGAGCAGGCCTCCACCATCGGCTGGGATCGCTATGTCGGGCGGTCCGGAGTGAAAATCGGCATGCACACCTTCGGGGCCTCTGCGCCCCTGAAGGAGCTGCTGTCGAAATTCGGCTTCACCCCCGACAAGATCCTCGCCGAAGCCAAGGCGCAGATTGCCAAGAATTCATGA
- a CDS encoding bifunctional transaldolase/phosoglucose isomerase → MTSTMTKNPLQALSDFGQAPWLDYVRRSLLESGGLKKMIAEDGLKGVTSNPSIFEKAIGGSTDYDEDLTKYETGRDVSAGDIYEYLAMGDIRAAADTLRPVYDAAGGHDGFISLEVSPYLAMFTETTIDEARRLWKAVDRRNLMVKVPGTEAGAPAIRTLIGEGININVTLLFAQSAYEAVAESYIAGLEDLLANGGDVSKVASVASFFVSRIDSAMDKKIDERIAAGDKDSAELAKLKGKVAIANAKLAYQHYLALLETPRWQKLAAKGAKPQRLLWASTGTKNKAYSDVLYVEELIGKDTVNTMPPATMDAFRDHGTPRASLTEDVEGARKILADTERLGLDLDAVTDELVVDGVRQFADAFDQLLGAVAGKRMKMLGAKLDSQAYALPSPMDGEVKAAIEKARAEGLSRRLWAKDATLWTGADESKWLAWLDMVATQQADVQQLLDLQADVKQQGFTHALLLGMGGSSLGPEVLTRTFGKHEGFPELLVLDSTDPQQIASFESRIDLAKTVFIVSSKSGSTLEPNILKSYFFDAVSRAIGADKAGTRFIAVTDPGSHMQEVAERDRFRHIFFGDPGIGGRYSVLSNFGMVPAAVIGLDLKRFIEATMVMVRSCGPDVPPAENPGIVLGAILGTGATTGRDKVTVVASPGISDVGAWLEQLLAESTGKQGHGIIPVDSEPLGAPGVYGNDRIFAYLLLAGGIDKAQDDAVAALEQAGQPVVRIEVTDTYNIGQEFFRWEIATAVAGSIIGINAFNQPDVEASKIVTRDMTDAYEKTGKLPEETPIISGDGLTLYADPRNADELAKAVTDKTIDGYIKAHLARAHAGDYAALLAYIKRDAAHTEVLTKLRTKIRDKLKIATCVGFGPRFLHSTGQAYKGGPNSGVFTQITADASADLKVPDHQYTFGVVILAQARGDFEVLAERGRRALRVHLGKDVDAGLKRLGQAIDKALS, encoded by the coding sequence ATGACCAGCACCATGACGAAGAACCCCCTCCAGGCCTTGAGTGATTTCGGCCAAGCGCCGTGGCTCGATTATGTCCGTCGCAGCCTTCTCGAATCCGGCGGCCTTAAGAAGATGATCGCCGAGGACGGCCTCAAAGGCGTCACCTCCAATCCCTCCATCTTCGAAAAGGCCATCGGCGGCAGCACCGATTACGATGAAGACCTCACGAAATACGAAACAGGTCGCGATGTAAGCGCCGGAGACATCTACGAATATCTGGCCATGGGCGATATCAGGGCCGCCGCGGATACCCTCCGTCCGGTCTATGATGCAGCCGGCGGACACGACGGCTTCATCAGCCTCGAGGTCTCTCCCTATCTTGCCATGTTCACGGAAACGACCATCGACGAGGCGCGGCGCCTCTGGAAGGCCGTCGATCGCCGCAACCTCATGGTCAAGGTGCCGGGGACCGAAGCCGGTGCGCCCGCCATCCGCACATTGATAGGCGAAGGCATCAACATCAACGTCACCCTGCTGTTCGCCCAGTCCGCTTACGAGGCCGTCGCCGAATCCTATATTGCCGGGCTGGAGGATCTCCTGGCCAACGGCGGCGATGTCTCCAAGGTCGCCAGCGTGGCCTCCTTCTTCGTGAGCCGCATCGACAGCGCCATGGACAAGAAGATCGATGAGCGCATCGCCGCCGGCGACAAGGACTCGGCGGAGCTGGCGAAGCTTAAGGGCAAGGTCGCCATCGCCAACGCGAAGCTCGCCTATCAGCACTACTTGGCACTACTGGAGACGCCTCGGTGGCAGAAACTGGCCGCGAAGGGCGCCAAGCCTCAGCGCCTGCTCTGGGCCTCGACCGGCACGAAGAACAAAGCCTATAGCGATGTCCTCTATGTCGAGGAGCTGATCGGCAAGGATACCGTCAACACCATGCCGCCGGCCACCATGGACGCCTTCCGTGACCACGGTACGCCGCGGGCGAGCCTCACCGAAGACGTCGAGGGTGCCCGAAAGATCCTCGCCGACACCGAACGCCTGGGCCTTGATCTGGATGCCGTCACCGACGAACTCGTCGTCGATGGCGTGCGCCAATTCGCCGACGCCTTCGATCAGCTCCTGGGAGCAGTCGCCGGCAAGCGCATGAAGATGCTCGGTGCAAAGCTCGATTCTCAGGCCTACGCCCTTCCCTCCCCCATGGATGGTGAGGTGAAGGCGGCGATCGAAAAGGCCCGCGCCGAAGGACTGAGCCGCAGGCTCTGGGCGAAGGATGCAACCCTCTGGACCGGTGCCGACGAATCCAAATGGCTGGCCTGGCTCGACATGGTCGCCACCCAGCAGGCCGACGTTCAGCAGCTCCTCGATCTGCAGGCCGACGTGAAGCAGCAGGGTTTCACCCACGCGCTGCTTCTCGGCATGGGCGGCTCCAGCTTGGGCCCCGAAGTTCTGACCCGCACCTTCGGCAAGCATGAAGGCTTCCCCGAGCTGTTGGTGCTCGACTCGACGGATCCGCAGCAGATTGCGAGCTTCGAAAGCCGCATCGATCTGGCGAAGACGGTCTTCATTGTCTCCAGCAAGTCTGGCTCCACTCTCGAGCCGAACATCCTGAAGAGCTACTTCTTCGACGCCGTTTCCAGGGCCATCGGCGCCGATAAGGCGGGGACGCGCTTCATCGCCGTCACCGATCCGGGCTCCCACATGCAGGAGGTGGCCGAACGCGACCGGTTCCGCCACATCTTCTTCGGCGACCCTGGGATCGGCGGCCGTTATTCCGTGCTGTCGAACTTCGGCATGGTTCCTGCGGCCGTCATCGGCCTTGACCTCAAGCGCTTCATCGAAGCGACCATGGTCATGGTCCGCTCCTGCGGCCCCGATGTTCCTCCGGCCGAAAATCCGGGAATTGTCCTCGGCGCCATTCTGGGCACCGGGGCCACCACGGGTCGCGACAAGGTGACCGTCGTCGCCTCGCCCGGCATCTCTGATGTGGGCGCCTGGCTCGAACAGCTCCTGGCGGAGTCGACCGGCAAGCAGGGCCACGGCATCATCCCGGTCGACAGCGAGCCTCTGGGTGCGCCTGGCGTTTACGGTAACGATCGGATCTTCGCCTATCTCCTCCTCGCCGGCGGCATCGACAAGGCGCAGGATGATGCGGTCGCAGCCCTGGAGCAGGCCGGTCAGCCCGTTGTCCGGATCGAGGTGACCGACACCTATAATATCGGCCAGGAGTTCTTCCGCTGGGAGATCGCGACCGCGGTCGCCGGCTCGATCATCGGCATCAATGCGTTCAACCAGCCCGATGTCGAGGCGAGCAAGATCGTCACGCGCGATATGACCGATGCCTATGAGAAGACGGGCAAGCTGCCTGAAGAGACCCCGATCATCTCCGGTGACGGACTGACCCTCTACGCCGACCCGCGCAACGCCGACGAACTGGCAAAGGCCGTCACCGACAAGACCATCGACGGCTACATCAAGGCCCATCTCGCTCGCGCCCATGCCGGCGACTATGCCGCCCTGCTCGCCTATATCAAGCGCGACGCCGCCCATACCGAGGTCCTGACGAAGCTGCGCACGAAGATCCGGGACAAGCTGAAGATCGCCACCTGTGTCGGCTTTGGCCCGCGTTTTCTGCACTCCACCGGCCAGGCCTATAAGGGCGGTCCCAACTCGGGCGTCTTCACGCAGATCACGGCCGATGCATCCGCCGATCTGAAGGTGCCGGACCACCAATACACCTTCGGCGTCGTCATCCTGGCCCAGGCCCGCGGCGATTTCGAAGTATTGGCAGAGCGCGGCCGGCGCGCGTTGCGCGTCCATCTCGGCAAGGACGTGGACGCAGGCCTCAAGCGCCTCGGTCAGGCAATCGACAAGGCCCTGTCATAG
- the gnd gene encoding phosphogluconate dehydrogenase (NAD(+)-dependent, decarboxylating): MQLGMIGLGRMGGNIVRRLTKAGHHCVVYDRNSAAVTELAGEGAGASSGLADMVAKLEAPRIVWVMLPAGGPTESTIQELSGMLKSGDIIIDGGNTFYKDDIRRGAELKTKGIHYVDVGTSGGVWGLERGYCMMIGGAKEAVDHIDPILAALAPGIGTIERTPGREGHDPRPEQGYIHAGPIGSGHFVKMVHNGIEYGLMQAYAEGFDILKNKNSTDLPENERYDLDMGDIAEVWRRGSVISSWLLDLTAMALIEDGTLSDYPGEVADSGEGRWTVNAAIEEAVPADVLTAALFARFRSRQDHTFGEKLLSAMRFKFGGHTEFKKKD; the protein is encoded by the coding sequence ATGCAGCTTGGAATGATCGGCTTGGGCCGGATGGGCGGCAACATCGTTCGGCGGCTGACCAAGGCCGGTCACCACTGCGTGGTGTATGACCGCAACAGCGCCGCAGTCACGGAGCTGGCTGGCGAAGGCGCAGGCGCATCCTCCGGTCTCGCGGACATGGTCGCGAAGCTTGAAGCCCCCCGCATCGTCTGGGTCATGCTGCCTGCCGGCGGCCCCACCGAGAGCACCATTCAGGAGCTCTCCGGAATGTTGAAGTCCGGCGACATCATCATCGATGGCGGCAACACCTTCTACAAGGATGACATCCGCCGAGGCGCCGAGCTGAAGACCAAGGGCATCCACTATGTCGACGTCGGCACCTCCGGCGGCGTCTGGGGCCTTGAGCGCGGCTATTGCATGATGATCGGCGGCGCCAAGGAAGCCGTGGATCACATCGACCCCATCCTGGCGGCACTCGCCCCCGGCATCGGCACCATCGAGCGCACGCCGGGCAGAGAAGGCCACGACCCGCGGCCCGAGCAGGGTTACATCCATGCCGGCCCCATCGGCTCCGGCCACTTCGTCAAGATGGTCCATAACGGCATCGAATACGGGCTGATGCAGGCCTATGCCGAGGGCTTCGACATCCTCAAGAACAAGAACTCGACCGACTTGCCGGAGAACGAGCGCTACGATCTCGACATGGGCGACATCGCGGAAGTCTGGCGTCGCGGCAGCGTCATTTCCTCCTGGCTGCTCGACCTCACCGCCATGGCCCTCATCGAAGACGGCACTCTTTCGGATTATCCGGGCGAGGTTGCCGACAGCGGCGAAGGTCGTTGGACGGTCAATGCCGCCATCGAGGAGGCGGTCCCTGCCGACGTGCTGACCGCCGCTCTGTTTGCCCGTTTCCGCTCCCGCCAGGATCATACCTTCGGCGAGAAGCTTCTATCCGCCATGCGCTTCAAGTTTGGTGGCCACACCGAGTTCAAGAAGAAGGATTGA